CAGCTATGCTAGGGTCGCAGGCGCACGCCGGGTTGTCCTTGCACTTGAATCGAGTCAGGTACTCGGAGAACCCGCCGTGCCCCGTTAGAGCCTGTGTCAACTCCTTGGTGATACCCAGTTTCCGTATCGTCCTGTACGCCTCAACCGCACTCGGGAAGAACAGCTTGGTGGTGGACGCTGTGTGCCCCGTGCTGTATCTCCGGTTCCATTCGTCAAGCGTATCCATTCGGATAAAACGCTTGACGAATGATACCGGGTACATATCATAGTCCGGCTTGCGTTTGGACTTTAGGGCAGCCTCCTTTGCGAGCGAGTCGGCTCTCTCGTTACCCTCCAACCCCGCGTGAGCTTTTATCCAGAACAAGGAGACGCTCTTGTTCTGGATATGACAGTTGTAAAGGGCGTCTCTGGATTCCACGGCAAGAGGATGGAGGGCTCCGGGGTTCACGACTGTAAGGAGGGCTGCCATAGAGTCGCTGTATATGGCAAAGCTGGTTTTTCTACTCTTCAGGACCTCCCGAGTGGCTTCACAGAGGGCGAGAAGCTCGGCCTGGTAGACGGTGCAGTAGGATGGCAATGCAAGCTTTCGGGTTTTCGTCTCCGCCACGCCAGTCCAGATGGAGAGCGCGGCTCCGACCTTTCCCTCTATCTTGCTGCCATCCGTAAAGATGCGGACTTCGGAGTCGCAATTGGCCCGGTATTGTTCCTCGTCCACCAGGTGACGAAGCTCTATCGCTCCCTGTTCTGCTGGGTGCGGCATCTGGAGTGCCGATGCAACACGCTCGATCTCCCCACccgccagcgctggatggcataCTCCCCTTCGGGCCTCATAGAGCGAGGCAGCCTCCTGTATACGCAGGTCCAAGGGGAGTATCCCAGTCAGCACCAGTGCCGAGTTTAGGGATACCGTGCGATATGCGCGGCACATCTTCAGGGCGAAGCTTCGCTGGACACTGTTCAGCTTGGACCTCACACACTGTTTGTTGGACGCCGGCGCCCAAGCGCTTGCCGCGTACAAGACGATAGGCTCTACCACCGCGGTGTATATGCTGCGTATCACTTCTGGATGTAGACCCCAGCTCACTCTCGCGGCCCTAGATAACTGTTTATAGACCGCTACGGCTTTGGAGCAGACGTTGCCGACGTGAGTGTTAAATGTAAGTGTATTGTCAATGGTGAGACCTAGTAACTTAATCTGCTTTGACATGCCAATGTCGACCCCGCCCATGGTCAGGCGCGGAGTGTCATGCTTCAGCTTCCGCGTCACCAGCATTGCGTTGGTCTTCTGCGGTGCGAATCTGAGCTTATTCATGACCCCCCACGCCCGAACATACTCGAGGGCGGCATTGGCCTGTCCTTCGATCTCCCGTGCTGTGCAGCCGTCAAACGTCAGTACTACGTCATCGGCGAAGGCCTGGCAGTAATGTCCTCTATCCTCTAACCCTTTCAATAGTGGATCTAACAGCAGGTTCCATAGTATGGGACCACCGATTGACCCCTGGACACATCCCTTTTCGGTTTCAGCTTTGTACTCCGCGCCCCCATACCTCACACTCACGGTTCTCTCACTCAAATAACTTTCAAGGACCTTTCTCAGGTTTGCCGGACACCTTTCCTCAG
This region of Pectinophora gossypiella unplaced genomic scaffold, ilPecGoss1.1 Pgos_42, whole genome shotgun sequence genomic DNA includes:
- the LOC126381283 gene encoding uncharacterized protein LOC126381283, with translation MSTRQYGFMPQKSTEDSLYTLIRHIRSKLEEKKLITLVSLDIEGAFDSAWWPKIKVRLAEERCPANLRKVLESYLSERTVSVRYGGAEYKAETEKGCVQGSIGGPILWNLLLDPLLKGLEDRGHYCQAFADDVVLTFDGCTAREIEGQANAALEYVRAWGVMNKLRFAPQKTNAMLVTRKLKHDTPRLTMGGVDIGMSKQIKLLGLTIDNTLTFNTHVGNVCSKAVAVYKQLSRAARVSWGLHPEVIRSIYTAVVEPIVLYAASAWAPASNKQCVRSKLNSVQRSFALKMCRAYRTVSLNSALVLTGILPLDLRIQEAASLYEARRGVCHPALAGGEIERVASALQMPHPAEQGAIELRHLVDEEQYRANCDSEVRIFTDGSKIEGKVGAALSIWTGVAETKTRKLALPSYCTVYQAELLALCEATREVLKSRKTSFAIYSDSMAALLTVVNPGALHPLAVESRDALYNCHIQNKSVSLFWIKAHAGLEGNERADSLAKEAALKSKRKPDYDMYPVSFVKRFIRMDTLDEWNRRYSTGHTASTTKLFFPSAVEAYRTIRKLGITKELTQALTGHGGFSEYLTRFKCKDNPACACDPSIAETVSHILVDCPVHGQDRFNLEQLTIFARNLESFVDKPICNLNSNTRAFDIKEFSKLSGSSHKSGAIITPDFGYMTPSGYKPLKGRQK